In Bosea vestrisii, the following are encoded in one genomic region:
- a CDS encoding UPF0280 family protein: MRFEAPSARFLPDGRRLLLQQGPIDLVIEAVGERDAVRAAHEAAIRRFDGLLAELCDELKLLRTAVSPKSPLPLGPAARRMHAAVAPFAEHSFITPMAAVAGSVAQEILGVMCAAAPLTRAYVNNGGDIALHLASGEQFRIGLVKRPDQPDFFATATIRLEDGVAGIATSGYPGRSFSLGIAEAVTVLAPSAAMADAAATVIANAIDLPGHPAIERRSASSIQADSDLGERLVTRHVGPLAADEIETALAAGLAEAERLRAAGLIVSAAMHLQGVSRTLATPMIVQEQAERRLARA, translated from the coding sequence ATGCGCTTCGAAGCTCCCTCCGCGCGCTTCCTGCCGGATGGCCGGCGTCTGCTCCTGCAGCAGGGGCCGATCGATCTCGTCATCGAAGCCGTCGGAGAGCGGGACGCGGTCAGGGCCGCGCATGAGGCGGCGATCCGCCGCTTCGACGGCCTGCTCGCCGAGCTTTGCGATGAGTTGAAGCTGTTGCGGACGGCGGTAAGCCCGAAAAGCCCGCTGCCGCTTGGGCCGGCCGCTCGACGCATGCACGCTGCCGTGGCGCCTTTTGCCGAGCACAGCTTCATCACCCCGATGGCCGCCGTCGCCGGCTCGGTCGCGCAGGAGATCCTCGGTGTGATGTGCGCGGCCGCGCCGCTCACCCGCGCCTATGTCAACAATGGCGGTGACATCGCCTTGCATCTCGCCTCCGGCGAGCAATTCCGCATCGGCTTGGTGAAGCGCCCCGACCAGCCGGACTTTTTCGCCACCGCGACGATCCGGCTCGAGGACGGCGTCGCTGGCATCGCGACCTCGGGCTATCCCGGCCGCAGCTTCTCGCTGGGGATCGCCGAGGCCGTGACGGTGCTCGCGCCGTCGGCTGCCATGGCCGACGCCGCTGCGACTGTGATCGCCAATGCGATCGACCTGCCCGGCCATCCCGCGATCGAACGCCGGTCGGCCAGCTCGATCCAGGCCGACAGCGATCTCGGAGAGCGGCTCGTCACCCGTCATGTCGGCCCGCTGGCCGCGGACGAGATCGAAACCGCGCTCGCTGCCGGCCTCGCCGAAGCGGAGCGCCTGCGCGCCGCAGGCCTGATCGTCTCGGCCGCCATGCATCTGCAGGGCGTGAGCCGCACGCTCGCCACCCCTATGATCGTTCAAGAACAAGCCGAGAGGAGACTTGCCCGTGCCTGA
- a CDS encoding amino acid synthesis family protein, whose protein sequence is MPEIVVRKYAVTVEEIFHEGGPAAAVPLKRGAALAVIANPYAGRYVEDIQGFMDDLKPFGLAMAQRLLAAMGGDAKAIQGYGKGAIVGAAGEIEHGALWHVPGGYAMRELLGDAKAIVPSTKKVGGPGTRLDIPVTHVNASYVRSHFDSFEIGITDAPRADELLFALVMTTGSRIHARVGGLKASEIKGEDGLR, encoded by the coding sequence GTGCCTGAGATCGTCGTGCGAAAATACGCCGTGACCGTGGAAGAGATCTTTCACGAGGGCGGCCCGGCCGCTGCGGTGCCGCTGAAGCGCGGCGCGGCGCTGGCCGTGATCGCCAACCCCTATGCCGGCCGCTATGTCGAGGACATCCAGGGCTTCATGGACGATCTGAAGCCCTTCGGTTTGGCCATGGCCCAGCGCCTGCTCGCGGCGATGGGCGGCGACGCCAAGGCGATCCAGGGCTACGGCAAGGGCGCCATCGTCGGCGCCGCCGGCGAGATCGAGCATGGTGCGCTCTGGCATGTGCCGGGCGGCTACGCCATGCGCGAACTGCTGGGCGACGCCAAGGCGATCGTGCCCTCGACCAAGAAGGTTGGTGGCCCTGGCACGCGGCTCGACATTCCGGTCACCCATGTCAACGCATCCTATGTCCGCAGTCATTTCGACTCCTTCGAGATCGGCATCACCGACGCGCCCCGGGCCGATGAATTGCTGTTCGCGCTGGTGATGACGACCGGCTCGCGCATCCACGCCCGCGTCGGCGGGCTCAAGGCGAGCGAGATCAAGGGTGAGGACGGCCTGCGATGA
- a CDS encoding amino acid synthesis family protein gives MKARIRKIVTVLDETHSELGRPVSPPIRRAAAVAVIANPFAGTYQEDLSELIDIGEELGDLLGRHALAALGIEGEAVQGYGKAAAVGEDGELEHAAAILHPKLGAPLRKLLGKAPALIPSSKKRGPLGVVLDVPLGHKAAAYVRSHFDGMEVRISDAPRAGEIVVAVALTSGGRPLPRVGGLTHAEAEGEDGLR, from the coding sequence ATGAAAGCCCGGATTCGCAAGATCGTCACGGTTCTCGACGAGACCCATAGCGAGCTCGGCCGGCCGGTCTCGCCGCCGATCCGCCGCGCTGCCGCCGTCGCCGTGATAGCCAATCCCTTCGCCGGCACCTATCAGGAAGACCTCTCCGAGTTGATCGATATCGGCGAAGAGCTCGGTGACCTGCTCGGCCGCCATGCGCTCGCCGCGCTCGGTATCGAAGGCGAGGCGGTCCAGGGCTATGGCAAGGCCGCCGCCGTCGGCGAGGACGGCGAGCTGGAGCACGCCGCCGCGATCCTGCATCCCAAGCTCGGTGCCCCCCTGCGAAAGCTCCTGGGCAAGGCGCCGGCGCTGATCCCGTCCTCGAAGAAGCGCGGCCCGCTCGGTGTCGTGCTCGACGTGCCGCTCGGCCACAAGGCGGCGGCCTATGTCCGCAGCCATTTCGACGGCATGGAGGTCCGGATTTCGGACGCGCCGCGCGCCGGCGAAATCGTCGTCGCGGTGGCGTTGACCAGCGGCGGGCGGCCGCTGCCGCGCGTCGGTGGGCTGACCCATGCCGAGGCCGAGGGTGAGGACGGGCTGCGGTAA
- a CDS encoding molybdopterin cofactor-binding domain-containing protein produces the protein MSEPLSRKALLKRAGVIGVVAPRKGAAADAAPEDGLDLHVCLTAEGRVLAFNGHVDLGTGIRTALAQMVAEELDFPLAAVEMVLGDTTETPDQGPTIASETIQVTSLAIRIAATQIRARLITLAAAALSCGEDEIALSEGVISRKGETVLAITLDTLLANERILLPLAESADFKQVDQHKLVGRSVARVDIPAKVTGSFAYVHDVRVAGMLHGRVVRPPYAGMDAGDFVGRSLISVDRDSIADVPGIRAVVVEGDFIGIVAEREEQAAEAALKLTTQWRAFTPPDLSDLGQALRTHPSTPRLLAEEGDVEAALEGLETRLDRSYVWPYHMHGSIGPSCAVADVRADGITVWTGSQNPYPLQDDLAVLTGLPKERIEVIRFEAAGCYGRNCADDVVADAVLLSRAVGAPVRVQLTREQEHLWEPKGAAQLIDIKGGLGPGGSLKAYDFHTWYPSNAAPTLALLLTGRIPNQPATLRMGDRTAMPSYNYENMRLTAYDMPPIVRASWLRGVSAMPNVFAHESYIDELAHEAGVDPVEFRLRHINDERAAELTRATAERANWQPHVGPRMQADGEVLRGRGFAQARYVHGSWPGVGAAWAAWVADVAVNRMTGEVTVNRVTVGQDTGMMVNPAGVTHQIHGNVLQSTSRVLREEVSFSQTTAVASRDWGSYPVLTFPELPTIDVMLMDRQHLPPMGAGESASVPSAAAIVNAVFDATGVRFRELPLTPERVLAGLNGTKLLKAPPREPAKRLPWWSKLGAAVAGAATFAAVSLAFAPSIAPIARPDPSTWSAATIERGRQLAALGACAVCHTTKDGVPYAGGLALPTPFGTVLTTNITPDPETGIGNWSYAAFERAMRAGLHRDGRQLYPAFPYPSFAKTSEADLQALYAFLMSQPAVRQENETSRLTFPFNLRPLMAGWNLLFNRQGELTPDPARSVAWNRGRYLVDGLGHCGACHTPRNALGAEKGGSAYLAGGQAEGWEAPALTKLSAGPIPWSGAELYAYLKTGTSQHHGAAAGPMAPVIAELRELPDADIRAMASYLASLNEPLPAAEAEALAARVGQQTARAANPATSPAARLYEGACAACHETGRAAPLLNAGPALGLSSKLHAATPANLVNMLLEGGQHGIGSMPSFAGALDDRQLVELAAYLRGRFAPGKRGWEGIEAAVARARK, from the coding sequence ATGAGCGAGCCCCTCTCCCGCAAGGCGCTGTTGAAGCGCGCCGGCGTGATCGGCGTTGTGGCGCCGCGCAAGGGCGCAGCCGCGGACGCCGCGCCGGAGGATGGGCTCGACCTGCATGTCTGCCTGACGGCGGAGGGGCGCGTCCTCGCATTCAACGGCCATGTCGACCTCGGTACCGGCATCCGCACGGCGCTGGCCCAGATGGTGGCGGAGGAGCTCGATTTCCCGCTTGCGGCAGTCGAGATGGTGCTCGGCGACACCACCGAGACGCCCGATCAGGGCCCGACCATCGCCAGCGAGACGATCCAGGTTACCTCGCTGGCGATCCGGATCGCGGCGACCCAGATCCGGGCCAGATTGATCACGCTCGCAGCTGCCGCGCTGAGCTGCGGCGAGGACGAGATCGCGCTGAGCGAGGGCGTGATCTCGCGCAAGGGCGAGACGGTCCTCGCCATCACCCTCGACACGCTGCTCGCCAATGAGCGCATCCTGCTGCCGCTGGCCGAGAGTGCTGACTTCAAGCAGGTCGACCAGCACAAGCTCGTCGGCCGCTCGGTCGCGCGCGTCGACATCCCGGCCAAGGTCACCGGCAGCTTCGCCTACGTCCACGATGTCCGCGTCGCCGGCATGCTGCATGGCCGGGTGGTGCGCCCACCCTATGCTGGCATGGATGCCGGCGATTTCGTTGGCCGGAGCCTGATTTCGGTCGATCGCGACTCTATCGCCGACGTGCCCGGCATCCGTGCCGTGGTGGTCGAGGGCGACTTCATCGGCATCGTCGCCGAGCGCGAGGAGCAGGCGGCGGAAGCGGCGCTGAAGCTCACCACGCAATGGCGCGCGTTCACGCCGCCCGACCTCTCCGATCTCGGCCAGGCGCTGCGCACCCATCCTTCGACGCCGCGCCTTTTGGCCGAGGAGGGCGATGTCGAGGCGGCGCTGGAGGGCCTCGAGACCCGGCTCGACCGATCTTACGTCTGGCCCTACCACATGCACGGCTCGATCGGCCCGTCCTGCGCCGTCGCCGATGTGCGCGCGGACGGGATCACCGTCTGGACCGGCAGCCAGAACCCCTATCCGCTGCAGGACGACCTTGCCGTGCTCACCGGCCTGCCGAAGGAGCGGATCGAGGTCATCCGCTTCGAGGCCGCCGGCTGCTATGGCCGCAACTGCGCCGACGACGTCGTCGCCGACGCGGTGCTGTTGTCACGCGCGGTCGGTGCGCCGGTGCGGGTCCAGCTCACCCGCGAGCAGGAGCATCTCTGGGAGCCGAAGGGCGCGGCCCAGCTGATCGACATCAAGGGCGGGCTCGGGCCGGGCGGCTCGCTCAAGGCCTACGACTTCCACACCTGGTACCCGTCCAATGCCGCCCCGACCCTGGCGCTGCTGCTGACCGGGCGCATCCCGAACCAGCCGGCAACGCTACGGATGGGTGATCGCACTGCGATGCCCTCGTATAATTACGAGAACATGCGGCTGACGGCCTATGACATGCCGCCGATCGTGCGGGCGTCCTGGCTGCGCGGCGTCTCGGCGATGCCGAACGTCTTCGCCCATGAAAGCTATATCGACGAGCTCGCGCATGAGGCCGGCGTCGACCCTGTCGAGTTCCGCCTGCGCCACATCAATGACGAACGCGCCGCCGAACTGACGCGGGCGACCGCCGAGCGCGCCAACTGGCAGCCGCATGTCGGCCCGCGCATGCAGGCCGATGGTGAGGTGCTGCGCGGGCGCGGCTTCGCCCAAGCCCGCTATGTCCATGGCAGCTGGCCGGGCGTCGGCGCCGCCTGGGCCGCCTGGGTCGCCGATGTCGCGGTCAACCGCATGACGGGCGAAGTCACCGTCAATCGCGTCACCGTCGGCCAGGATACCGGCATGATGGTCAATCCCGCCGGGGTGACGCACCAGATCCACGGCAATGTCCTGCAATCGACCAGCCGCGTGCTGCGCGAGGAGGTGAGCTTCTCGCAAACGACCGCCGTCGCCAGCCGCGACTGGGGCTCCTATCCGGTGCTGACCTTTCCGGAATTGCCGACGATCGACGTCATGTTGATGGACAGGCAGCATCTGCCGCCGATGGGCGCGGGCGAGTCGGCCTCCGTCCCGAGCGCAGCGGCGATCGTCAATGCCGTCTTCGACGCGACCGGGGTACGCTTCCGCGAATTGCCGCTGACGCCGGAGCGGGTGCTCGCCGGCCTCAACGGCACGAAGCTGCTTAAAGCCCCGCCGCGCGAGCCGGCAAAACGCCTGCCCTGGTGGAGCAAGCTCGGCGCCGCCGTGGCGGGCGCCGCGACCTTCGCCGCGGTGTCGCTGGCCTTCGCACCTTCGATCGCGCCGATCGCCCGGCCGGACCCGTCGACCTGGTCGGCGGCGACGATCGAGCGCGGCCGCCAGCTCGCGGCGCTCGGCGCCTGCGCGGTCTGCCATACGACGAAGGATGGCGTGCCCTATGCTGGCGGGCTTGCCCTGCCGACCCCCTTCGGCACGGTGCTGACCACCAACATCACGCCCGATCCGGAGACCGGCATCGGCAACTGGTCCTATGCCGCCTTCGAGCGGGCGATGCGCGCCGGCCTGCATCGCGACGGCCGTCAGCTCTACCCGGCCTTCCCCTATCCGAGTTTCGCCAAGACGAGCGAGGCCGATCTGCAGGCGCTCTACGCCTTCCTGATGTCGCAGCCGGCGGTGCGGCAGGAGAATGAGACGAGCCGGCTCACCTTCCCCTTCAATCTGCGCCCGCTGATGGCCGGCTGGAACCTGCTGTTCAACCGGCAAGGCGAGCTGACGCCCGATCCGGCCCGCTCTGTCGCATGGAATCGCGGGCGCTATCTCGTCGACGGGCTCGGCCATTGCGGCGCCTGCCACACGCCGCGCAATGCGCTCGGCGCGGAGAAGGGCGGCAGCGCCTATCTCGCTGGCGGCCAAGCCGAGGGCTGGGAAGCGCCGGCGCTGACGAAGCTCTCGGCCGGGCCGATCCCCTGGAGCGGGGCCGAGCTCTACGCCTATCTGAAGACCGGCACCTCGCAGCATCATGGCGCGGCGGCGGGGCCGATGGCGCCTGTCATCGCCGAGCTCAGGGAATTGCCCGATGCCGATATCCGGGCGATGGCGAGCTATCTCGCCTCCTTGAACGAACCTCTACCCGCAGCTGAAGCCGAGGCGCTGGCGGCGCGGGTCGGGCAGCAGACGGCGCGGGCTGCCAATCCCGCAACCTCGCCTGCCGCGCGTCTCTATGAAGGGGCTTGCGCCGCCTGCCACGAGACAGGCCGCGCCGCGCCATTGCTCAATGCCGGACCGGCGCTCGGCCTGTCGTCGAAGCTGCATGCGGCGACGCCGGCCAATCTCGTCAACATGCTGCTCGAAGGCGGCCAGCACGGCATCGGCTCGATGCCGTCCTTCGCCGGCGCGCTCGACGACCGGCAGCTGGTGGAGCTGGCGGCCTATCTGCGCGGGCGCTTCGCGCCCGGGAAGCGGGGCTGGGAGGGGATCGAAGCGGCGGTGGCGCGAGCCCGGAAGTAG
- a CDS encoding (2Fe-2S)-binding protein — MRATRRFTLRVNGASHEVEGEAQTPLLFFLRNDLALNSPKFGCGLGECGACTVLIDGQAARACALPVRLAVERQIVTLEGLGSVEAPHLIQQAFIDAQAAQCGYCIAGMVMTAKAFLDAQPNPSEAEVREALRHNLCRCGTHVEIVRAVMLAAERGRQDAAAP, encoded by the coding sequence ATGAGGGCGACGCGGCGCTTCACGCTTCGCGTCAACGGCGCGAGCCATGAGGTCGAGGGCGAAGCCCAGACGCCGCTGCTGTTCTTCCTGCGCAATGACCTCGCGCTCAACAGTCCGAAATTCGGCTGCGGCCTTGGCGAATGCGGCGCCTGCACGGTGCTGATCGACGGCCAGGCGGCGCGCGCCTGCGCCCTGCCGGTCAGGCTGGCGGTGGAGCGCCAGATCGTCACGCTCGAAGGGCTAGGCAGCGTGGAAGCGCCGCACCTAATCCAGCAGGCCTTCATCGATGCGCAGGCGGCGCAGTGCGGCTACTGCATCGCCGGCATGGTGATGACGGCGAAGGCTTTCCTCGATGCCCAGCCGAACCCGAGCGAAGCGGAGGTGCGCGAGGCGCTGCGCCACAATCTCTGCCGCTGCGGCACCCATGTCGAGATCGTCAGGGCGGTGATGCTCGCCGCCGAACGCGGTCGGCAGGACGCAGCGGCGCCATGA
- a CDS encoding amidohydrolase family protein produces the protein MAEQQATTVSSTHKLVVKNIGLMLSGDIERPILEADTLIAIGGRIAAVGRFKDLDTDQADTVIDANGTVLSPGLIDSHVHPVAGDWTPRQNQFGWIDSTMHGGVTTMISAGEVHTPGRPKDIVGLKAMAIYAQRAFTAFRPGGVKVHAGAPVIEPGMVEQDFKDLADAGVRLLGEVGLGGVKDGARAREMVAWARKYGIQSTIHTGGPSIPGSGLIGADVVLEADTDVVGHINGGHTALPDKEIRCICEGCKRGLELVHNGNERAALYTLRVAREMDELQRVILGTDGPAGSGVQPLGIVRMVSMLSSLGDVPAEIAFCFATGNTARMRSLDCGLIEVGRSADFVFMDKAQHSAGKNFLDSIQLGDLPGIGMIVIDGIVRSGISRNTPPAEKIPSVAH, from the coding sequence ATGGCTGAACAGCAGGCGACCACGGTCAGCAGCACCCACAAGCTGGTGGTGAAGAATATCGGCCTGATGCTCTCCGGCGATATCGAGCGCCCGATCCTCGAAGCCGACACGCTCATTGCCATCGGCGGCCGGATCGCCGCGGTCGGCCGTTTCAAGGATCTCGACACCGACCAGGCCGATACCGTGATCGATGCCAACGGCACCGTGCTCTCGCCCGGGCTGATCGACAGCCATGTCCATCCGGTCGCGGGCGACTGGACGCCGCGCCAGAACCAGTTCGGCTGGATCGACTCGACCATGCATGGCGGCGTCACCACCATGATCTCGGCGGGCGAGGTGCATACGCCCGGCCGGCCAAAGGACATCGTCGGCCTGAAAGCCATGGCGATCTACGCGCAGCGCGCCTTCACCGCCTTCCGCCCCGGCGGCGTCAAGGTTCATGCCGGCGCGCCGGTGATCGAGCCCGGCATGGTCGAGCAGGACTTCAAGGATCTGGCCGATGCCGGCGTGAGGCTGCTCGGCGAGGTCGGGCTCGGCGGCGTCAAGGACGGGGCGCGGGCCAGGGAGATGGTGGCCTGGGCCCGCAAATACGGGATCCAGTCGACCATCCATACCGGCGGTCCGTCGATTCCCGGCTCGGGGTTGATCGGCGCCGATGTCGTGCTGGAGGCGGACACCGACGTGGTCGGGCACATCAATGGTGGCCACACCGCTTTGCCGGACAAGGAAATCCGCTGCATCTGCGAGGGCTGCAAGCGTGGCCTCGAACTGGTGCATAACGGCAATGAGCGCGCCGCGCTCTACACCCTGCGTGTCGCCCGCGAGATGGACGAATTGCAGCGCGTCATCCTCGGCACCGACGGGCCGGCGGGCTCGGGCGTGCAGCCGCTCGGCATCGTCAGGATGGTCTCGATGCTGTCCTCGCTCGGCGACGTTCCGGCCGAAATCGCCTTCTGCTTCGCCACCGGCAACACCGCCCGCATGCGCAGCCTCGATTGCGGGCTGATCGAGGTCGGCCGCAGCGCCGATTTCGTCTTCATGGACAAGGCCCAGCACTCGGCGGGAAAGAACTTCCTCGACTCGATCCAGCTCGGCGACCTGCCCGGCATCGGCATGATCGTGATCGACGGCATCGTCCGCAGCGGCATCAGCCGCAACACCCCGCCGGCGGAGAAGATCCCGTCGGTGGCGCACTGA
- the fdxA gene encoding ferredoxin FdxA, with the protein MPYAVTSACIRCKYMDCVEVCPVDCFYEGENMLVIHPDECIDCGVCEPECPAEAIVADSVDGAEQWLVLNARLAPLWPNITQKSEPPADADDWKGIPDKIDLLSERPGM; encoded by the coding sequence ATGCCTTACGCCGTCACCAGCGCCTGCATCCGCTGCAAGTACATGGATTGCGTCGAGGTCTGCCCTGTCGACTGCTTCTATGAGGGTGAGAACATGCTCGTCATCCACCCGGACGAATGCATCGACTGCGGCGTCTGCGAGCCGGAGTGCCCGGCGGAGGCAATCGTCGCCGACAGCGTCGACGGGGCCGAGCAATGGCTGGTTTTGAACGCAAGACTGGCGCCGCTCTGGCCCAACATCACCCAGAAGAGCGAGCCGCCGGCTGATGCCGACGACTGGAAGGGAATACCGGACAAGATCGACCTGCTTTCCGAACGCCCGGGAATGTGA
- a CDS encoding ferredoxin--NADP reductase encodes MSNFYEERVLSVHHWTDTLFSFTTTRDTTFRFKNGQFTMIGIKVGEKPLLRAYSVASTNYDENLEFFSIKVPDGPLTSRLQNLQVGDPIIIGKKATGTLVLDNLKDGKRLFLLGTGTGLAPFLSLIRDPETYERYEKVVLVHGCRQVSELAYGERIQQELPNDEFLGEMIREQLVYYPTVTREPFRNRGRITDLITSGQLFSDTGMGPFDPAGDRFMLCGSPQMLVDLRQIFDERGLEEGNHGEAGDYVIEKAFAER; translated from the coding sequence ATGAGCAATTTCTACGAGGAGCGCGTGCTCTCAGTCCATCATTGGACCGATACGCTCTTCAGCTTCACGACGACCCGCGACACGACCTTCCGCTTCAAGAACGGCCAGTTCACGATGATCGGGATCAAGGTCGGCGAGAAGCCGCTGCTGCGCGCCTACAGCGTCGCCAGCACCAATTACGACGAGAACCTCGAGTTCTTCTCGATCAAGGTGCCGGATGGCCCGCTCACCTCGCGCCTGCAGAACCTGCAGGTCGGCGACCCCATCATCATCGGCAAGAAGGCGACGGGCACGCTCGTGCTCGACAACCTCAAGGACGGCAAGCGCCTGTTCCTGCTCGGCACCGGCACGGGTCTCGCCCCGTTCCTGTCGCTGATCCGCGATCCCGAGACCTATGAGCGCTACGAGAAGGTCGTTCTCGTCCATGGCTGCCGCCAGGTCTCCGAGCTCGCTTATGGCGAGCGCATCCAGCAGGAGCTGCCGAACGACGAGTTTTTGGGCGAGATGATCCGCGAGCAGCTCGTCTACTATCCGACCGTGACGCGCGAGCCCTTCCGCAATCGCGGCCGCATCACCGATCTCATCACCTCCGGCCAGCTCTTCAGCGATACCGGCATGGGACCGTTCGACCCGGCCGGCGATCGCTTCATGCTTTGCGGCAGCCCGCAGATGCTGGTCGACCTCAGGCAGATCTTCGACGAGCGCGGCCTCGAGGAAGGCAATCACGGCGAAGCCGGCGACTACGTCATCGAGAAGGCTTTTGCCGAGCGCTGA
- a CDS encoding DUF3297 family protein encodes MTETLPDRLSSNPNSPFYNEELLAKDIGVRFKGAEKTNVEEYCVSEGWVRLTAGNAKDRHGNPMTIKLKGTVEPYFRKAD; translated from the coding sequence ATGACCGAGACCTTGCCCGACCGGCTGTCCTCCAATCCCAACAGCCCCTTCTACAACGAGGAGCTGCTCGCGAAGGACATCGGCGTCCGCTTCAAGGGCGCCGAGAAGACCAATGTCGAGGAATACTGCGTCAGCGAGGGCTGGGTCCGGCTGACCGCCGGCAATGCCAAGGATCGCCATGGCAACCCGATGACGATCAAGCTCAAGGGCACGGTCGAGCCCTATTTCCGCAAGGCCGATTGA
- a CDS encoding DUF1772 domain-containing protein yields the protein MPDSSLDTTTQRRGVSAIGLAALILATLFAGAAIYILVAEQPARLALEDRSLVLHWQESYPRAARMQAGLAVLASLAGAFAFWRRRNPLWLAGAALMLANLPFTLMVIAPVNDTLLALGAEQARAASRALIERWGALHAVRAGLSVLAIAAFALAIARGGESQSALRK from the coding sequence ATGCCTGACTCCAGTCTTGATACGACCACGCAACGCCGCGGCGTTTCCGCCATCGGCCTCGCCGCGCTGATCCTGGCGACACTGTTCGCCGGTGCTGCGATCTACATCCTCGTCGCCGAGCAGCCAGCCCGACTCGCATTGGAGGATCGCTCGCTTGTGCTGCACTGGCAGGAGAGCTATCCGCGCGCGGCGCGGATGCAGGCCGGGCTCGCAGTGCTGGCGAGCCTTGCCGGGGCGTTCGCTTTCTGGCGGAGGCGAAATCCACTCTGGCTCGCCGGCGCGGCGCTGATGCTCGCCAATCTGCCCTTCACGCTGATGGTGATCGCACCGGTGAACGACACGCTGCTAGCGCTCGGCGCCGAGCAGGCGAGAGCGGCAAGCCGGGCGCTGATCGAGCGCTGGGGAGCGCTGCATGCTGTACGCGCCGGTCTTTCCGTACTGGCGATCGCCGCCTTCGCGCTGGCGATCGCTCGCGGCGGCGAGTCTCAATCGGCCTTGCGGAAATAG
- a CDS encoding MarR family winged helix-turn-helix transcriptional regulator, with protein sequence MTSFKTSSAGYLANHVARLFARELAEAVRPLGLAPAQFMVLLELWREEGLTQKDLVGRLDVEQATMAATLARMERDGLIERRRDQADARARRVQLTGRARALQEPALAAAKGVNARALAGFSDDEREAFLVGLRRIVGTLSRTGESS encoded by the coding sequence ATGACCAGCTTCAAGACCAGCTCCGCCGGCTACCTCGCCAACCATGTCGCCCGCCTGTTCGCACGTGAGCTGGCCGAGGCGGTCCGCCCGCTCGGCCTCGCGCCGGCGCAGTTCATGGTGCTGCTCGAGCTCTGGCGCGAGGAAGGGTTGACGCAGAAGGACCTGGTTGGCCGGCTCGATGTCGAGCAGGCGACGATGGCGGCGACGCTTGCCCGGATGGAGCGCGACGGGCTGATCGAGCGTCGGCGCGATCAGGCCGATGCCCGCGCCCGCCGCGTCCAGCTCACAGGACGGGCGCGGGCTCTGCAGGAACCGGCGCTCGCCGCCGCCAAGGGTGTCAATGCGCGGGCATTGGCCGGGTTTTCCGATGACGAGCGCGAAGCTTTCTTGGTGGGGCTGCGCCGCATCGTCGGCACGCTCTCGCGCACAGGGGAGTCGAGCTAG